A single genomic interval of Blastocatellia bacterium harbors:
- a CDS encoding sigma-54-dependent Fis family transcriptional regulator: MSAEATLPANFLSELLGFASRPASRLDGLLRLLLEKALKLTGSDVGGGILIFAAEGQQPTLVTSVLEGELADTLSNLLRAWQQHRRSPALIVFNSGQAYSSDDHRQEPVYFPLLAGSRSSVWVPLLDGKQVVGVLHVEASQAGHYGEREVVQLEELAAEAVAAINRLLLKEWMAHGGAWVEIVGASPAFVALERQLKQVAGSASRSVLLSGERGSGKELAARAIHYWSERRDKPFVPVLVSAMTESMVADELFGHERYAFTDAKQARKGKFRAADGGTLFLDEVGDLSPAVQAALLRAIQWGEIQPGGRDLPVRVDVRVVATTNQHLPELIAQGRFRQDLYDRLRVVEIRVPPLRERREDIRLLAEHFLRKYCQQTRREVMSEGVCAACSQTEEVCCATAAFYEALQAYDWPGNVRELENLIIRLLTDVRDEVLDVKHLPEEIRRASMQVNKPTVEELRLDVAMKRHIELVLRMTNYNQRQAAKILRIPYSTLQNKIKKLGVEIKRKLRV; encoded by the coding sequence ATGTCAGCAGAGGCGACATTGCCGGCGAATTTTCTTTCTGAGCTTTTAGGCTTCGCTTCGCGTCCGGCGAGCCGATTAGACGGGCTGCTGCGCTTGCTGCTGGAAAAAGCGTTGAAGCTGACCGGTTCGGATGTGGGTGGGGGCATTCTGATCTTTGCGGCAGAAGGGCAGCAGCCCACGTTGGTAACATCTGTTCTAGAAGGCGAGTTGGCAGACACGCTAAGCAATCTGTTAAGGGCGTGGCAGCAGCATCGGCGCAGTCCGGCGTTGATCGTTTTCAATTCTGGGCAGGCGTACAGCAGTGATGATCACCGGCAAGAGCCAGTTTATTTTCCGCTGCTGGCAGGGAGTCGGTCATCGGTGTGGGTGCCGTTGTTGGATGGGAAGCAGGTGGTTGGGGTGTTGCATGTGGAGGCGTCGCAGGCAGGGCACTACGGGGAGCGTGAGGTTGTTCAGCTTGAGGAGTTGGCGGCTGAGGCGGTGGCAGCGATCAATCGGCTGCTGTTGAAGGAGTGGATGGCGCACGGTGGCGCTTGGGTGGAGATTGTGGGAGCCAGCCCTGCGTTTGTGGCGTTGGAGCGGCAGCTCAAGCAGGTGGCCGGTTCGGCCAGTCGTTCGGTGTTGCTCAGCGGGGAGCGGGGCAGTGGGAAGGAGTTGGCGGCGCGGGCGATTCACTATTGGAGTGAGCGGCGGGACAAGCCGTTTGTGCCGGTGCTGGTATCGGCCATGACGGAGAGCATGGTGGCTGATGAGTTGTTTGGGCATGAGCGGTATGCGTTCACGGATGCGAAGCAAGCGCGGAAGGGGAAATTCCGGGCTGCTGATGGTGGGACGCTGTTTTTGGACGAAGTCGGCGATTTGTCGCCGGCGGTGCAAGCGGCATTGCTGCGGGCGATTCAGTGGGGTGAGATTCAACCTGGGGGACGAGACCTGCCGGTGCGGGTGGATGTGCGTGTGGTGGCGACCACCAACCAACATCTTCCAGAGTTGATCGCGCAGGGGCGGTTTCGGCAGGATTTGTATGATCGGTTGAGAGTCGTTGAAATCCGTGTGCCGCCGTTGCGTGAGCGGCGGGAAGACATACGGTTGCTGGCCGAGCATTTTCTGCGGAAGTATTGTCAGCAGACGCGGCGAGAGGTGATGAGCGAGGGTGTGTGCGCTGCTTGTTCACAGACCGAAGAGGTGTGCTGTGCCACGGCGGCGTTCTACGAGGCGTTACAGGCGTATGATTGGCCGGGCAATGTGCGTGAGTTAGAGAATTTGATCATTCGGTTGCTGACGGATGTGCGCGATGAGGTGCTGGATGTGAAGCATCTGCCGGAGGAGATTCGACGGGCTTCCATGCAGGTGAACAAGCCGACGGTGGAAGAGCTCCGTCTGGATGTAGCGATGAAGAGACACATCGAGCTAGTGCTGCGAATGACCAACTACAACCAGCGCCAGGCGGCTAAGATTTTGCGTATCCCGTATTCTACACTTCAGAACAAGATCAAAAAATTAGGAGTCGAGATCAAAAGAAAGCTGAGGGTTTAG